A region from the Salminus brasiliensis chromosome 22, fSalBra1.hap2, whole genome shotgun sequence genome encodes:
- the LOC140543977 gene encoding solute carrier family 2, facilitated glucose transporter member 11: MNQNGEKQNNKGCSLTLTLTVCSAAVGGTLQYGYNLAIINAPTTYIQRFINETCVERWGTSLEANQMILLWTFIVSAFSLGGLLGSLLAGPMAIRFGRKQTLLMNNSFLLISAFMALSSRSVRSFEMIIVSRLLVGVNAGISMNVQPMYFGESAPKALRGAVAFSSAVFTAMGIFLGQVTGLTEILGSEALWPYLLASNAVPGLLQLLTLPWFPESPRYLLIDRGDREACSHALTRLRGCDVSGSEMEEILQEQKAAGQARAKTLWELLTDRSLRRQLCIAMTASTAMMLCGNDSIYFYASYIFQQAGIPMDKIQYATIGTGACEFTASIVSNLLIEQLGRRLLLIGGYVLMAVWAVVFTVALCLQGKVAGMPYLSMACVFAYILSFGMGPAGVTGILPTELFDQKARPAAYMIAGSMMWINLFLVGMTFPFIVNGLGQFCFVPFCMVSVVAAIFIFIALPETKGKTLAEITAEVDARSVKGLSKATQNHLPLQETQHLSDLASEHVEIEKI, translated from the coding sequence ATGAATCAAAATGGTGAGAAACAGAACAACAAGGGCTGCTCTTTAACTCTGACACTGACTGTGTGCTCTGCTGCTGTTGGAGGGACTCTTCAGTATGGCTACAACCTTGCCATCATCAACGCTCCCACCACCTACATTCAGAGGTTCATCAATGAGACGTGTGTGGAGAGGTGGGGTACATCTCTGGAGGCCAACCAGATGATCCTGCTATGGACCTTCATCGTTTCTGCATTCTCCCTTGGCGGACTATTGGGATCGCTGCTGGCCGGGCCAATGGCTATTAGATTTGGACGGAAGCAGACCCTGCTGATGAATAACAGTTTCCTTTTGATTAGCGCATTCATGGCCCTGAGCAGCCGTTCGGTCCGGTCGTTTGAGATGATCATTGTTTCGCGTTTGCTCGTTGGGGTCAATGCAGGTATTAGCATGAACGTCCAGCCTATGTATTTCGGGGAGAGCGCTCCTAAGGCCTTAAGAGGTGCTGTCGCCTTTTCCTCTGCTGTTTTCACTGCAATGGGTATTTTCCTGGGGCAGGTGACTGGCCTAACAGAAATTCTAGGCAGTGAGGCCCTCTGGCCTTATCTGCTAGCCAGCAACGCTGTTCCTGGACTGCTTCAGCTGCTCACTCTGCCTTGGTTTCCAGAAAGCCCCAGATACCTGCTCATCGACAGGGGGGACAGGGAGGCCTGTAGTCACGCTCTTACCCGCCTGCGAGGCTGTGATGTTTCTGGCTCTGAGATGGAGGAGATCCTGCAGGAGCAAAAAGCAGCAGGACAGGCTCGCGCCAAAACGCTGTGGGAACTGTTGACCGACCGAAGCCTTCGGCGACAGCTGTGCATTGCTATGACAGCTAGCACAGCCATGATGCTCTGTGGGAATGATTCCATCTACTTCTACGCTTCTTACATCTTTCAACAGGCAGGAATTCCAATGGACAAGATCCAGTATGCTACTATTGGCACGGGAGCTTGCGAATTCACAGCATCTATAGTGTCCAACCTGCTGATCGAGCAACTGGGCCGGCGCCTACTTCTCATAGGTGGATATGTGCTCATGGCTGTCTGGGCAGTGGTCTTCACCGTGGCCCTTTGTCTGCAGGGCAAAGTGGCTGGCATGCCATACCTGAGCATGGCATGTGTCTTCGCTTACATCCTTAGCTTTGGCATGGGTCCTGCAGGAGTGACTGGCATACTGCCCACCGAACTCTTCGACCAGAAGGCACGGCCTGCCGCGTACATGATCGCCGGCTCAATGATGTGGATCAACCTGTTCCTGGTAGGAATGACCTTCCCCTTTATAGTCAATGGTCTGGGTCAGTTCTGCTTCGTGCCATTCTGCATGGTCTCTGTGGTTGCAgccatcttcatcttcattgccTTGcctgagaccaaagggaagaCTCTGGCAGAAATAACTGCAGAGGTTGATGCGCGCAGTGTAAAAGGCTTATCCAAAGCAACACAGAACCATTTGCCACTACAGGAGACCCAACACCTCAGTGACCTGGCGTCGGAACATGTGGAGATTGAGAAGATTTGA